ACCACACCGGCAGCGCCGGGCAGGCGCCGGCCGGCAGGGTCACCGCGGTCTGCTTGCCGCTGGCCACGTCGACCAGGGCGAAGCCGTCCAGGCAGGTACGGATGCCGTAGCCGTTGGACATGTCGTGGCGGCTGTGGCTGCGCGGCTCCACCCGCACCCCGGCCAGCTTCAGATATGGCTCGGCCACCCGCGCGATCGGCGGGTACTGGTTGCGTTGCACCAGCAACAGCGTCTTGCCGGTGGGGTCCAGCCGCGGCGACGGATTGAGCGGCGCGCGCATCACCCCCAGCAACGGCTCCGGCGGCTGCCGGTAGCCGCCTTCGGCGGCCGTGGCGGCGAGCGGCGACAGGCTGGCGAGCGCCAGCATCCCGATCCATCGGTACGATTTGTCCACAGATGTTCCCCTGGCGAATGGCTGCAAAAACGTAGCACACCGCACCAGCCGCAGAAGCCGCAGAAGCCGCAGAAGCCGATCCTTCTTTTTCCGATTGGAACCCTGGCTTCCGGTCGGGGAGTCCAGCAGGGGCGGATGCGGGTACGGCGCGAAGCCCCTGCGCCCTGAATCCGCGAGACGCTTCGCGCCGGACCCTCACCCCAACCCCTCTCCCGGGGGCAGAGGGGCTAGAGCGCGCCGCGGCTGCCTTTCCTTCTCCCGTCGGAACATGGTCCCCTTGTCGGGGAAGGTGGCCCGCAGGTTCGGATCCCCGAAACGCAGAACGCCGGGCAGAGCCCGGCGTTCGGTGAAGCGACCGCGAGAACGATCAACCCAGCAGGTGCGCCACGCCGCTGCGCTCTTCTTCCAGCTCGGCCAGGGTCTTGTCGATGTACTTGCGGCTGAAGTCGTCGATCGGCAGGTCCTTGACCAGGGTGTACTCGCCGTTGGCGGTGGTCACCGGGAAGCCGAACATCACCCCTTCCGGGATGCCGTAGGAACCGTCGGACGGCACGCCCATGGTCACCCACTTGCCGTTGCTGCCCAGCACCCAGTCGCGCACGTGGTCGATCGCGGCATTGGCGGCCGAGGCGGCGGAGGACAGGCCGCGCGCTTCGATGATCGCCGCGCCGCGCTTGCCCACGGTCGGGATGAAACTGCCGGCGTTCCATTCCTGGTCGTTGATCGCATCGGCGACGGAGGCGCCGTCGGCGGTGGCGAAGCGGTAGTCCGGGTACATGGTCGGGCTGTGGTTGCCCCACACCACCAGCTTCTCGATGCCGCCGACCGGCTTGCCGAGCTTGAGCGCCAGCTGGCTCAGCGCGCGGTTGTGGTCCAGGCGCAGCATCGCGGTGAAGTTCTTCGGGTTCAGGTCCGGCGCCGACTTCATCGCGATGTAGGCGTTGGTGTTGGCCGGGTTGCCGACCACCAGCACCTTGACGTTGCGGCTGGCCACCTTGTTCAGCGCCGCGCCCTGCGCGGTGAAGATCTTGGCGTTCTCCAGCAGCAGGTCCTTGCGCTCCATGCCCGGGCCGCGCGGACGCGCGCCGACCAGCAGGGCGATGTCGGCGTCCTTGAACGCCACTTCGGCGTCGTCGGTGCCGACCATGCCGGCCAGCAGCGGGAACGCGCAGTCTTCCAGCTCCATCATCACGCCCTTCAGCGCGGCCTGGGCCTTCTCCATCGGCAGCTCGAGCAGCTGCAGGATCACCGGCTGGTCCTTGCCCAGCATCTCGCCGGAGGCGATACGGAACAGCAGGGCATAGCCGATCTGGCCGGCGGCGCCGGTCACAGCAACACGTACGGGTGTCTTCATGGGGGGTTCCTCTGCTAAAAAAGGGATAAAGGGGTCAGTAGACGCGGTAGCCGAGCGGCTGCAGGTGCGCGTCCAGGGCGGCGGTGTCGTAGCCGTCGATCACGTGCTGGCCGATCACGGTGACCGGCACGCCTTCGCGGCCCAGCGCGGCGGCGGCCAGGCGGCCGTCCTCCTGCTCCACGTCGAGCACGCGGTAGCGGACCTGGGCACGTTCGAAATCGGCCTGTTGCCGGCGGCAGTAGCCGCACCAGTCGGCGGCCAGCATGACGATGCCGTCCTCGCCGGTGAGCCGGCGCGGATCGCCGGCCGCCAGCGCGGGCGGTGCCGACGCCTGGCTGCTGCGCCACAACGCATGCACGCCGCCGCCGATCCCGAGCAGCAGCATGCACAACAGAAGGGAACGCATCGTCATCGAAATGGGCGCGCGGCAGTCAACCGGGAAATGTTAGCACGCAGGCCAGCGGCGACCGGCCTGCGCGGCCGGTCGCGGCGGCACTCAGGCGCTGAGCAGGCGGTTCCACTCGGCGACGCGGTCGGCCTTGGCGGCCAGCACCGCATCGGCGTCGCCTTCGATGGTGATCTTGTTGATCGCATCGCCCTGAGCGACGCTGTCGACCACGTCCAGGCCCTCGATCACCTTGCCGAACACGGTGTGCTTGCCGTCCAGCCACGGGGTGGCGGTGTGGGTGATGAAGAACTGGCTGCCGTTGGTGCTGGGGCCGGCGTTGGCCATCGACAGCACGCCGCGCTCGTGGCGCACGCCGTTGTCGGTCTCGTCCTCGAAACGGTAGCCCGGGCCGCCGCGGCCGGAGCCTTCCGGGCAGCCGCCCTGGATCATGAAGTCGGCGATCACGCGGTGGAAGTTCAGCCCGTCGTAGAAGCCGCGCTTGGCCAGGTTCACGAAGTTGGCCACGGTCAGCGGCGCCTTGTCGGGGTACAGCTCGATCTTGATCGGGCCGCGGGCGGTGTCGAAATGGGCGATCAGGGACATGGGATTCCTTGGAAACGGGGGCGTCATTTGGGGCGCATAGGATACACGGCGGCCTGTTTCGCCCGCTCCCGGCCCCGCGTACGGGACTGAACGGCCGCCGCCAGCGGCCGCGGAATCCTGAACCGGCAGCCGCCCCGGGATACAGGTATAATAGGGGGCTTACTCTCCTTCCTTTCTGGCGCCGGTTGGCCCCCTTTCGCATGTCCATCGAAAATCTTCGCAATATCGCCATCGTCGCCCACGTCGACCATGGCAAGACCACCCTCGTCGACTGCCTGCTGAAGCAGTCCGGCACCCTCTCCGAGCGCACGGTGCTGGCCGAGCGCGTGATGGACAGCAACGATCAGGAAAAGGAACGTGGCATCACGATCCTGGCCAAGAACACGGCCATCACCTGGCAGGGCAACCGCATCAACATCGTCGACACCCCCGGACACGCCGACTTCGGCGGCGAAGTGGAGCGCGTGCTGTCGATGGTGGACTCGGTGCTGATCCTGGTCGACGCGATGGACGGGCCGATGCCGCAGACCCGCTTCGTGACCCAGAAGGCCTTCGCGATGGGCTTCAAGCCGATCGTGGTGGTCAACAAGATCGACCGCCCCGGCGCGCGTCCTGACTGGGTGATCGACCAGGTGTTCGACCTGTTCGACAAGCTCGGCGCGACCAACGAGCAGCTCGACTTCCCGATCGTCTACGCCTCGGCGCTGCACGGCTACGCGAGCCTGGACGACAGCGCCCGGGAAGGCGACATGACCCCGCTGTACGAAGCGATCATGAAGCACGTGGCGCCGCCGCAGGTGGACCCGGACGGTCCGTTCCAGATGCGCATCAGCCAGCTGGACTACAACAACTTCGTCGGCCTGATCGGCATCGGCCGCATCCAGCGCGGCAAGATCCGCAAGAACATGCCGGTCAGCATCGTCGACCGCGAAGGCAAGAAGCGCCAGGGCAAGGTGCTGCAGGTGCTGGGCTTCATGGGCCTGGAGCGCGTGGAAGTCGAAGAGGCCGAGGCCGGCGACATCATCGCCATCTCCGGCGTCGCCGAGCTGAGCATCTCCGACACCGTCTGCGCGCTGGACGCCCCGGAAGCGCTGCCGGCGCTGACCGTGGACGAGCCGACCATCTCGATGACCTTCCAGGTCAACAACTCGCCGTTCGCCGGCCACAAGGAACACAGCGGCGGAAAGTTCATCACCAGCCGCCAGATCCGCGAGCGCCTGGAGCGCGAGACGTTGCACAACGTCGCGCTGAAGGTCGAGGAAGGCTCGGACCCGGACAAGTTCCTGGTCTCCGGCCGCGGCGAGCTGCACCTGTCGGTGCTGATCGAGAACATGCGCCGCGAAGGCTTCGAGCTGGCGGTGTCGCGCCCGGAAGTGATCATCAAGGAGATCGACGGGCAGCTGATGGAGCCGGTCGAGCAGCTGGTGGTGGACATCGAGGAACAGCACCAGGGCGGCGTGATGGAGAAGCTGGGCGTGCGCAAGGGCCAGCTGAAGAACATGGAGCCGGACGGCAAGGGCCGAGTGCGCCTGGACTACCTGATCCCGGCGCGTGGCCTGATCGGCTTCCAGAACGAGTTCCGCACCCTGACCCAGGGCTCGGGCCTGCTGTTCCACGTGTTCGACCACTACGGTCCGCGCGAGCAGGGCGCCATCGCCAAGCGCCAGAACGGCGTGATGATCGCCAACGCGCCGGGCGCCACCCCCGCCTACGCGCTGGGGCCGCTGGAAGAGCGCGGCCGCCTGTTCGCCGCCGAAGGCGACAACGTGTACGAAGGCCAGCTGATCGGCATCCACTCCAAGGACAACGATCTGACCGTCAACGCGATCAAGACCAAGCCGCTGACCAACATGCGCGCCTCGGGCAAGGACGATGCGATCAAGCTGACCCCGGCGATCAAGTACACGCTGGAGCAGGCGCTGGACTTCATCGAGGACGACGAGCTGGTCGAAGTCACCCCGAAGGAAATCCGCCTGCGCAAGAAGTTCCTGACCGAAAGCGATCGCAAGCGCGCCGGTCGCGGCGGCTGATCGCAGCCCTCCCGTGGCCCGCAAGAAGGCGTACAACCCGGATCCGCATGCGCATCCGGGCCTGCACCTGATCGCACTGCTGGAGGCCGGCAAGGGCCTGCTGGCGGTGCTGGCGGCCACGGGGCTGGAACTGATGGGCCCGCTGCCGCTGCGCGCGGCGGTGGGCCGGCTGATCGTCCGCTTCAGCCTGGACCCGGAGCACGGCGCGCTGCCGTCGCTGCTCACCATGATCAATCCCGGCGCGGTGCACCTGGCCGCCGCCGGCATGCTCGCCTACGGCGTGCTGCATATCGTCGAAGCCTGGGGCCTGTGGCGCGCCAAGGCCTGGGCGTCCATGCTGGGCTGCGTCTCGGCGGCCATCTACCTGCCGTTCGACATCTACGCGATCGTGCGCCATCCCGGCTGGGCCGCGTGGGCGGTGCTGGCGATCAACCTCGCCGTGGTTGGCATCCTGGCCCGCGACCTGATCCGGCGCCGGCGCCGTCCTGCCGCCTGAGCATCGCGCAGGCCGTGCATCCGCAGCGGTTTGCCAATCCCCGTAGCGCTGCGTAGCCTCCTGGAGAACATCTCTCCGGGACCGTGCCGATGCGTCTGCTGCCCGCCCTGCTGTTGTGCGGTGCCCTCGCCGGCTGCCGGCATGGCGCCCTGCCCGACCCTGCCGCGACCGCGCCAACGTCTGCGCCGGCCGCATTCGCCCACGCCGAAGCCGACATCGCCACGCTGCAGGCGCAGATGGCGCGCGGCACGCTCGACAGCGCCGGCCTGACCGCCGCCTACCTGCGGCGCATCGACGCGCTGGACCGGCGCGGACCGGCGCTGCACGCGATCATCGAGCGCAACCCGCAGGCCCTGGACGACGCGCGCCGGCTGGACGCCGAACGCAGCGCCGGCCACCTGCGCGGCCCGCTGCACGGCATCCCGATCGTGCTGAAGGACAACATCGATGCGCGGCCGATGGCCAACTCGGCCGGCTCGCTGGCGCTGGCCGGATTCCACCCGCAGCACGACGCGTTCCTGGTGCAGCGCCTGCGCCAGGCCGGCGCGGTGATCCTGGGCAAGAGCAACCTCAGCGAATGGGCCAACTTCCGCTCCAGCGCATCCAGCTCCGGCTGGAGCGCGCGCGGCGGGCAGACCCGCAACCCGTACGTGCTCGACCGCAATCCCTGCGGCTCCAGCGCCGGCACCGGCGTGGCGGTGTCGGCGAACCTGGCCGCGGCCGGCATCGGCACCGAGACCGACGGCAGCATCGTCTGCCCGGCCGCGGTGAACGGCCTGGTCGGGCTGAAGCCGACCGTGGGCCTGGTCAGCCGCGACGGCATCATCCCGATCTCCGCCAGCCAGGACACCGCCGGGCCGATGACCCGCAGCGTCGCCGACGCCGCGGCGCTGTTGACCGTGCTGGCCGCGGCCGACGCGGCCGATCCGGCCACCGCCGCGGCGCCACGCGCGCCCGGCTACGACTACAGCGCGCACCTGCGCCGCGACGCGCTGCGCGGCGCGCGCATCGGCCTGTTGCCCTCGCCACTGACCCAGACAGCGGACATCGCCGCGGCGCAGGCGCGCGCGGTGGCCACGCTGCGCGCGGCCGGTGCCGTCGTGGTCGACGCGCGCATCCCCAGCGCCGGGCAATGGGACGACGCCGAACTGACGGTGCTGCTGACCGAATTCAAGGCCGGGCTGGAGCGCTACCTCGACACGCGCCAGGCGCCGCTGCGCACCCTGGCGCAGCTGATCGCGTTCAACCGCGCGCATGCCGGGCGCGAACTGGCGCATTTCGACCAGGCCCTGTTCGAACGGGCGCAGGCCACCGGCGGACTCGACGACCCGGCCTACCTGGCGGCACGGGCCAAGGCCAGGCGCCTGGCCGGCCCGGACGGCATCGACGCGGCGCTGCGCGCGCAGCGGCTGGACGCGCTGATCGCGCCGACCACCGGCCGCGCCTGGAAAACCGATCCGCTCCATGGCGACGACTTCCCCGGCGCCAGCTACGGCGCGGCGGCAGTGGCCGGTTATCCGAGCCTGACCGTGCCGATGGGCGCCAGCGACGGCTTGCCGCTGGGATTGATCTTCATCGGCGGCGCCTGGAGCGAACCGCGCCTGATCGAGCTGGGCTACGCCTACGAGCAGCGCAGCCGCGCACGCACGCCGCCGACGTTCCTGCCGACGCTGCCATCCGCGCAGGCAACGGATGCGCCATGAGGCGGATGTTGCCGCCAGCGTGCCAAGGCGGCAACGCAGCAGCAGACAGCAGGCGAAGAACGTCTTTGCAGGAGCGGCTTCAGCCGCGACCAGGCGTTACCGGGAAAGCCACGGTCGCGGCTGAAGCCGCTCCTACAGGGTTGGTGGCCTGTTTCATTGCCTGCGGGCAGACGCGAGAAACATGCCTTTGGGGCCATCCGCTAGCGCATCGACCCAGGCCAACACGGCAACGCGAAGACAGCGCAGCACGACACCAGGCTACGCCGCCGGCTTCGGTTCGCCCACACCAGGCGCCGCTGTCGCCGCCGGTGCCCCATCCTCGGCGCCGGGCGAGCGCATCGCCGCCGAATCGCTGGTCGTGGACGGCGGGCGCGGCGCGCGCGCGCTGTCGGAGGAGATCTCGGCACGCAGCTTCGGCAAGGCATAGGGATGCTCGCGGGTCAGGAAGTCGATCATCCGCTCGCGCACGATGCAGCGCAGGTCGAACGCATCGCCGGAGTTGCGCGCGCTGACCAGCAGGCGCACCTGGATCGTGCTCTCGCTGGTCTCGGTGACCTGGGTCACGCAGACCTGCCCGTCCCACAGCGGTTCGCTCCTGCAGATCCGCTCCAGTTCGGCGCGCACCTGCGCCATCGGCGTGCGGTAGTCCAGCCACAGGAACGCGGTGCCGAGCAGATCGGCGCTGCTGCGCGTCCAGTTCTGGAAGGGGTTCTCGATGAACCAGGTCAACGGCACCACCATGCGCCGCTTGTCCCAGATGCGCACCACCACATAGGAACTGCCGATCTCCTCGATGCGGCCCCACTCGCCTTCGACGATGACCACGTCGTCGAGCCGGATCGGCTGGGTCAAGGCGATCTGCAGGCCGGCGATCAGGTTGCCGAACACCGGCTTGGCGGCGATGCCGGCAACCAGGCCGATGATGCCGGCCGAGGCCAGCAGCGTGGTGCCGATCTGCCGCACCGCCGGGAAGGTCAGCAGCACCACCGAGGTGCCGAGCAGGACGATCGTGCCCATCGCCACGCGCGCCAGCACCCGGGTCTGGGTCTGGACCCGGCGCGCGGTCAGGTTGTCGGCCACCTCGATCGGATAGCTGCGCAGGATCGCCCGCTCCAGCGCGGCGACGCCGCGTACCAGCAGCCAGGTCACGCAGCCGATCATGCCGATGTGCAGCAGGTGCTGCAGGTCGGTCAGCGCGCGCTCGTCCAGCGGCGTGGATTCCAGCGCGAAGCTGAGCATCAGCATCGGCAGCAGGAACGCCATCGGCACGCTGACCACGCCGATGATGCGCGCGCGCCGGTAGTCGCGCCCACGCATGCGCTGGGCAATGCGCAGCAACAGCCACCAGGCGAGGAAGCCGAGCACCAGCGCGGCGCCGATCGGCAGCGTGTAGTCACGCCACGGGATCCAGTCAAGGTCCAGGTTCAAGATGCGCTCCTTTGAAGGGGGGAGGAGTCGCGACAGTGTGGCAAAGCAAGCATAAGCGCGATGTCGAGCGGCACCGCGTGGCGCCGTCGAAGCGACGGCGACATGCGCGTGCAGCGGCGCGCGGCCGCCCTAGGCCGATGAGATCCCGCTGCGACAGCCCGGATAGAGGAAGGGCTTGGCCAGACGCGCATCCACTTCACGCATGACGCCACGCGACGCGAATGCAATCGCCATAAGGCACCACGAGCTGCGACGCGGCGCCCGGCAAAGCCCGCCGCGAAAGCTGCAGGTCAGCGCGATCGGCGCGCGGCGCAGCGGCAAGCGGGCGCTGCCGGTACGGGACCGCATCGCATGGTCTTGCTGGCAACGGGCAGCCCACCGAGCCCGCCAAAAATGCTGCGAAGGTTTCGCCAGTCGACCCGCGCCCCGACTAGGCAGGCTGTACGCGCATTGCGCGCCCTCGCTTGCCACGCACCTGGGAACTGGGACAAACGCCGCCGACTGGCATCCCTGCCCGTGCACGGGCTTTGCGACGCGCGCCAGCCCGCGCGCGCATGCTCGGCCGCGCGCGTCAGTCCGTCGTCAGCGGCACGCTGCGGCCGTTCTGCTTGCGCACGATCGCCAGCGCGATCTCCAGCGACTGCTCGTAGTTCAGGCGCGGGTCCACGCTGGAACGGTACGCCCGCTCCAGGTCGCGCTCGGTCAGCTCGCGCGCGCCGCCGGTGCATTCGGTGACGTCCTCGCCGGTCAACTCCAGGTGCACGCCGCCCAGGCGCGTGCCGGCCGCGGCGTGGATGTCGAACGACTGCTCCACCTCGCCCAGCACGTTGTCGTAGCGCCGCGTCTTGTAGCCGTTGCTGGTGCTCTCGGTGTTGCCGTGCATCGCATCGCACACCCACAGCACGCGGCGGCCGTCGCGCTTGACCGCGTCCAGCAGCGGCGGCAGCTTCTGCGCGATCTGCGCCGCGCCCATGCGGTGGATGAAGGTCAGCCGGCCCGGCTCGTCCTCGGGATTGAGCACGTCGATCAGGCGCAGCAACTGGTCCGGCTGCGCCGACGGCCCGACCTTGATCGCGATCGGGTTGCGGATGCCGCGGAAATATTCCACGTGCGCGCCGTCCAGCGCGGCGGTGCGCATGCCGATCCACGGATAGTGCGTGCTGAGGTTGAACCAGCCCCACTGCCGCGGCACCTCGCGGGTCAGCGCTTCCTCGTACGGCAGCAGCAGCGCTTCGTGCGAGGTATAGAAGTCGACCCGGTTGAGGTTGTACAGCTGCGCGCCGGACAGGGTCTCCATGAAGCGTACCGCGTCGCCGATCGAGGACACCATCTTCTGGTAGTCCTCGGCCAGCGGCGAATAGCCGACCCAGCTCAGGTTCCAGTACTCGGGATGGTGCAGGTCGGCGAAGCCGCCGTCGATCAGCGCGCGCACGAAGTTCATCGTCATCGCCGAACGCGAGTGCGCGGTGATCATCCGCTGCGGGTCGGGCACGCGCGCCTGCGCGGTGAATTCCGGGCCGTTGACCACGTCGCCGCGGTAGCTGGGCAGGGTCACGCCGTCGCGGGTCTCGGTATCGGCCGAGCGCGGCTTGGCGTACTGCCCGGCGTAGCGGCCGACCCGCACCACCGGCAGGCGCAGCCCGTGCACCAGCACCAGGCTCATCTGCAGCAGCACCTTGAGCCGGTTGGAGATGGTGCCCGATTCGCAGTCGCTGAAGTTCTCCGCGCAGTCGCCACCCTGCAGCAGGAAGCGCTTGCCTTCCTGCGCCTCGGCCAGCTGCTTCTTCAGGGCGAAGATCTCCCACGAGGTGACCAGCGGCGGCAGGTGGCGCAATTCGCCCAGCGTCGCCTCCAGGGCCTGCGCGTCCGGATACACCGGCATCTGCAGCGCGGGTTTGCCGCGCCAGCTGGCGGGCGTCCAGGACGGCTGGACGGATTCGGGCGCGATCGGGGGGACGGACAGGTTCATGAAAGGACTCCTCGGCAACCTGCGATGTTCGCAGAGCCTGGCCGCGACGCAAAGCACTTGCGTGTCGCGGACGCTGCCATCGCAGCGGCGACAGCCAAGTCATGAACGGCAAGCAACCCCGCCATGCCGGACGTGACTTCCGGCCTACGCCGGTGCCGCTGCGGAAGCAGAATGTTAGTCAATAACAAAACCCTCCTCCCCCTTTCTTCCCGGTCGCACTGCCATGACTCCTCGCCCCCTCTCCACCGCCATCGCCCTCGTCCTGCTCGCCGCGCCCGGCCTGGTCCTCGCCGCAGACGCGGCCACCGCCGACACCGGCCCCGAACGCACCACCGACCTGGACGCGGTCACCGTCACCGCCAAGCTCGAAGCGGCGCGCAACGCGCTGTCGCCGGACATCGGCAGCAGCCAGTACACCATCACCGCCGAGGACATCGCGCGGCTGCCGCTGGGCGCCTCCACCCCGCTCAACCAGGTGCTGCTGCAGGCGCCGGGCGTGGTCCAGGATTCGTACGGCGGCATCCACGTGCGCGGCGACCATGCCAACCTGCAGTACCGCATCAACGGCGTGCTGATCCCCGAGTCGATCTCCGGCTTCGGCCAGAGCCTGGACCCGCGCACCATCAAGAGCATCAAGTTGCTCGATGGCGCGTTGCCGGCGCAGTTCGGCGACCGCACCGCGGCGGTGGTCGACATCACCACCAAGAACGGCGTGGAACTGGGCGACGGCGGCAGCATCGGCCTCACCGGCGGCTCCTACGGCACGCTCAATCCGAACGCCTCCTGGTGGGGCAGCAGCGGCCGCTGGAGCTGGTTCGTCACCGGCGACTACGCGCAGAACAAGAACGGCCTGGAGAATCCGGTCGACAGCCGCCGTCCCACGCACGACACCTCGCACCAGGGCAAGGGCTTCGCCGACCTCAGCTATCTGATCGACGAGAACACCCGGCTCAGCCTGCTGGTCGGCTACGCCAACAACCGCTTCCAGATCCCGAACAATCCCGGGCAGACGCCCGCGTTCGACTACCTGGGCAGCACCGGCTTCGATTCGTCCAGGCTCGACGAGGACCAGCGCGAGAACACCCGCTTCGGCACCCTGGTGCTGCAGGGCGCGCTCGGCGCCACCAGCTACCAGCTGTCGGCCGGGCAGCGCTACAGCAGCGTCGCGTTCTCGCCCGACGTCGCCGGCGACCTGATCTTCAACGGCGTCGCCTCGCAGGTGGACCGCAGCAACCGCGCCAACACCGTGCAGGCCGACTTCTCCACCCCGCTCGGCGACGCGCACACCCTGCGCTACGGCCTGTACGGCAATTTCGAGCACGCCATCGCCAGCAACGATTCCTACGTGTTCCCCGCCGATGCCGACGGCAACCAGACCGGCAACGTGCCGCTGTTCATCGCCGACGCCAGCCGCTTCCACGCCAGCACCTACGCGCTGTACCTGCAGGACGAGTGGAAGCTCGGCGACGACTGGACCGTGAACTACGGCGTGCGCGGCGACCGCTACAAGGCCTTCGGCAGCACCGAAGGCCAGCTCAGCCCGCGCCTGGGCGTGGTCTGGCAAGCCGGCGCCGACACCACCGTGCACGCCGGCTACGCGCGCTACTTCACCCCGCCGGCCAGCGAACTGATCTCCACCAGCGACATCGCCCTGTACGACGGCACCACCAACCAACAGTCCACTGCCGGCGGCGCGACCACGCCGCTGAGCGAGCGCAGCGACTACTACGACCTGGGTATCTCGCAGGTGGTCAACGAGCACCTGACCCTGGGCCTGGACACCTACTACCGCAAGGCCGACCGCCTGCAGGACGAAGGCCAGTTCGGCGCCGCCTACGTCTACTCCACCTTCAACTACCGCAACGGCCGCATCCGCGGCGCGGAGTTCAGCGCCGACTACAGCAACGGGCCGGTCACCGCCTACTTCAACGCCGCCTACAGCAAGGCGATGGGCAAGCGGGTCATGACCAGCCTGTACAACTTCGACCCCGACGCGCTGGCCTACGCCTACGACAACTGGATCCACCTGGACCACGACCAGAAGTTCACCTCCTCCGGCGGCATCGACTACGCGCTTGCCGGCGACAGCCGGATCGGCGCCAACTACCTGTTCGGCAGCGGCCTGCGCACCGATACCGACACCGTGCCCAACGGCGCCGAGCTGCCGGCGTATTTCCAGTTGAACCTCAGCGCCGGCCACGACTTCGCGCTCGGCGCGCATCCGCTGCACACGCAACTGGCGGTGCTCAACGTGCTCGATCGCAGCTACCAGCTGCGCGACGGCGGCGGCATCGGCGTGTTCGCCCCGCAATGGGCGCCGCGCCGCGGCGTGTACCTGAGCCTGCAGCAGGATTTCTGAGGCGGGCCGCACCAGGCCGCTCCCGCGACGCGGGCCGGCCTGGATGCGCTGGCACGCACAGCGGCGCGGCGCCCAGCGCAATCCCTGTAGGAGCGACTTCAGTCGCGACGGGCCTTCCCGGTAACGCCTGTCGCGACTGAAGCCGCTCCTACAGGAAGGCGATACCGCAGGGCCCTAGCCAGGCACCTGGGGCACGGTACGCCGCGCAACCCTCAATGCAGCGACCGCCGCCTGGTCTTGAACCCGGCATACAGCGCGAACACCGCCAGCAGCACGAAGCAGATCAGGCACCACATCGGCATCGACAGGCCGAGGAAGCGCCAATCGATGTTGCCGCAGTCGCCGGTCCCGGTCAGCACCCGGCGCATCACCTCGAACGGCCCCAGCGTCTCGCGCAGGAAGCTCAGCGGCGGCCCGCAGGACGCCATCGGGTCGGGAAACAGCTGCACCGACACGTGCTTGGCGGAGATGCCGGCGCCGATGGCCGCGGCCAGGAACGCCAGCACGCCATAGACCTTGCGCCCGCCGCTGCGCGCCGGGCCGTGCAAGGCGCCGAGCAGGAACAGCAGCCCCAGCGCGGCGAACGCGATGCGCTGGAAGATGCACAGCGGACAGGGCTCGATGCCCAGCTGCAGCTGCACGTAGATCGCATAGCCCAGCAGCGCGGCGCAACTCAGGAAGCCGAGCAGGAACTGCGCGCGGAAACTCCAGCGGAACGGGTTCATCGGGTCGGGCTCACATGAACGATTCGGGCATTATCCGCCATCGCCCGCCTCGCCACCATGTGCCGCCCGTCGGCGGTCGGCCTGCGGCGGCGCCCGCCTGCATGCAGCGTATCCGCCGCACGGGCACAAAAAAGCCCGGACATGCCGGGCTTCTTGCTGACGCGGTGCGGGCCGGAATTACTCGGCCACTTCCTCGGCGATCGCGGTCGGGCGATCGACCAGCTCGACGTACGCCATCGGCGCGTTGTCGCCGGCGCGGAAGCCGCACTTGAGGATGCGCAGGTAGCCGCCCGGACGCGACTGGTAACGCGGGCCCAGCTCGAC
The Xanthomonas sp. AM6 DNA segment above includes these coding regions:
- a CDS encoding mechanosensitive ion channel family protein; its protein translation is MDLDWIPWRDYTLPIGAALVLGFLAWWLLLRIAQRMRGRDYRRARIIGVVSVPMAFLLPMLMLSFALESTPLDERALTDLQHLLHIGMIGCVTWLLVRGVAALERAILRSYPIEVADNLTARRVQTQTRVLARVAMGTIVLLGTSVVLLTFPAVRQIGTTLLASAGIIGLVAGIAAKPVFGNLIAGLQIALTQPIRLDDVVIVEGEWGRIEEIGSSYVVVRIWDKRRMVVPLTWFIENPFQNWTRSSADLLGTAFLWLDYRTPMAQVRAELERICRSEPLWDGQVCVTQVTETSESTIQVRLLVSARNSGDAFDLRCIVRERMIDFLTREHPYALPKLRAEISSDSARAPRPPSTTSDSAAMRSPGAEDGAPAATAAPGVGEPKPAA
- a CDS encoding 3-deoxy-7-phosphoheptulonate synthase class II; the protein is MNLSVPPIAPESVQPSWTPASWRGKPALQMPVYPDAQALEATLGELRHLPPLVTSWEIFALKKQLAEAQEGKRFLLQGGDCAENFSDCESGTISNRLKVLLQMSLVLVHGLRLPVVRVGRYAGQYAKPRSADTETRDGVTLPSYRGDVVNGPEFTAQARVPDPQRMITAHSRSAMTMNFVRALIDGGFADLHHPEYWNLSWVGYSPLAEDYQKMVSSIGDAVRFMETLSGAQLYNLNRVDFYTSHEALLLPYEEALTREVPRQWGWFNLSTHYPWIGMRTAALDGAHVEYFRGIRNPIAIKVGPSAQPDQLLRLIDVLNPEDEPGRLTFIHRMGAAQIAQKLPPLLDAVKRDGRRVLWVCDAMHGNTESTSNGYKTRRYDNVLGEVEQSFDIHAAAGTRLGGVHLELTGEDVTECTGGARELTERDLERAYRSSVDPRLNYEQSLEIALAIVRKQNGRSVPLTTD
- a CDS encoding TonB-dependent receptor, coding for MTPRPLSTAIALVLLAAPGLVLAADAATADTGPERTTDLDAVTVTAKLEAARNALSPDIGSSQYTITAEDIARLPLGASTPLNQVLLQAPGVVQDSYGGIHVRGDHANLQYRINGVLIPESISGFGQSLDPRTIKSIKLLDGALPAQFGDRTAAVVDITTKNGVELGDGGSIGLTGGSYGTLNPNASWWGSSGRWSWFVTGDYAQNKNGLENPVDSRRPTHDTSHQGKGFADLSYLIDENTRLSLLVGYANNRFQIPNNPGQTPAFDYLGSTGFDSSRLDEDQRENTRFGTLVLQGALGATSYQLSAGQRYSSVAFSPDVAGDLIFNGVASQVDRSNRANTVQADFSTPLGDAHTLRYGLYGNFEHAIASNDSYVFPADADGNQTGNVPLFIADASRFHASTYALYLQDEWKLGDDWTVNYGVRGDRYKAFGSTEGQLSPRLGVVWQAGADTTVHAGYARYFTPPASELISTSDIALYDGTTNQQSTAGGATTPLSERSDYYDLGISQVVNEHLTLGLDTYYRKADRLQDEGQFGAAYVYSTFNYRNGRIRGAEFSADYSNGPVTAYFNAAYSKAMGKRVMTSLYNFDPDALAYAYDNWIHLDHDQKFTSSGGIDYALAGDSRIGANYLFGSGLRTDTDTVPNGAELPAYFQLNLSAGHDFALGAHPLHTQLAVLNVLDRSYQLRDGGGIGVFAPQWAPRRGVYLSLQQDF
- a CDS encoding disulfide bond formation protein B; translated protein: MNPFRWSFRAQFLLGFLSCAALLGYAIYVQLQLGIEPCPLCIFQRIAFAALGLLFLLGALHGPARSGGRKVYGVLAFLAAAIGAGISAKHVSVQLFPDPMASCGPPLSFLRETLGPFEVMRRVLTGTGDCGNIDWRFLGLSMPMWCLICFVLLAVFALYAGFKTRRRSLH